In Pagrus major chromosome 23, Pma_NU_1.0, the genomic window GAAGGTGTCGTCCTTCGTAGGAGCCAACATTGTGACTGCACAGGTAATGAAAAACTTCAAGCTCTTTAATGAAAAGTCATGAATTGGAAGAGAGTTGAGAGGTATGGCAAGGATGTAAAACCCAACataaagtgtatttttctgCAGTGTACTGACAGCATGTGTCATAGAAAGGGGTATTAACTTAAAAACTGTCTTTCCTGACAGTAGAAGCATTGTAAATCAAGTTGATCTTAGTATGtaaaaccttttaaaacaaagtcCGTTTttttacagtacttgagtaaatgtgctgCCTACGTCCCACCTCTGGACAAAATGACTgaccctctctttttctttctgtctgtctgtgagtaGAGCAATCATGACGGCCTGTGGACGAGCTGTGTGGTGCAGAGTACCGGCCAGCAGCAGTGCAAGAACTACGACTCTCTGCTGGTGTTGGCCTCTGACCTGCAGGCTGCCCGCGCCATGACCATCATCAGCGCCATGCTCAGCGGCCTCAGCCTCCTCATCCTGTTCTGTGGGGCCGACTTCACCACCTGCATTGAGAACGAGGACGCCAAACCCAAGATCAGCCTGGTGGCAGGGATAGGCCTGCTGCTGGCCGGCCTCTTGGTGATCATCCCCGTCAGCTGGTCCGCTCACAATATTGTGCAAGCATTCAACAACCCTTTAATGCCAGCTAATCAGAAGAAGGAGATGGGAGCGTGTATCTTTGTGGGCTGGGGGGCCGGCGTGCTGCTACTTATTGCTGGAGGtctgctctgctgcttcagCAGACCCGGTTCTGGCAGCTCCGGTGGAGCCGCAAAGTACTACAGCAACAGTGCTTCCGCCCCTAATAAAAACTACGTGTAGTGGCTTTATGAAGGGGACTGGTGTTTgagagaaaggaggggagggggattTAGTTGGTGAAAGACAGGGGAGCGACAAAGTAGATAACATGAGGGATAAAAACCGAAAGAAGACAATAGAAAAGTCTGTAAATACTGAATActgatcttatttttttttgtcatattcaTAGTAATGCTGGTGATGTTTTCAATTCCAAAGCTGTTTCACAAATAGGTGCCAGGTTATGCAAAAGctatttgaaaaataaatggaaattaAAAGATATACAAGCTGTAAATTATACATCAAATATTTTGTGATCTTAGAATTAAAAAGGGttttaaaaagaggaaagtGTACTTGTGAGGTCTAAGGTCTATAAgctcaacatacagtatataaaagaGCCACCAGGCCTTAATAAATGTACTAGTGATTCATGTTTTACTTATTGTTTGGACCCACCTTTCTGTTTATATTGCATTGTCTGTTTCTCTACaatctttaatgtttaaatctcACCTTTGACCAAAGGCACCTCGCGAGGCCTCAGGGAGCATCTGTGTGCACTTGTTTCTCTGACGATCCATTCTTAAATGTCCACggcatttcaaacattttatatgACTTTCGTTGTTGctcttattttgtttgtttctcattttGTATAATAATGAgtataaatgattaaaatctgGTGTAATTCAAAAGTGTGTTTcgtgtttatttcatgtgtgtgaaaaaaaagtgaacacaatattttgaaaatacagAAGACTTTATTTCAAACTAAAAGCATATATTAAAATAGGGACTTTTAAAATTGATCagacaaaccaaataaacaaattcaAGCTTCAAGccaaagaaaaatgacatttcatttttttcaactgTTGTCTTAAAACCCTCCCTTTGTCTCGCTACAGTCAGAAGTTACAACAGTCTTTCTTCACTCCATTGTTTCTCTCTTGACTTctggtctttttttaattttatttttcttgtttaccAAACTTCTCTTAGTTTAATGATTGCTCTCCAGCTCACTCACACGCTTGGTCAGCTCCTCTATCGCTGCTTTGAGGTCTTTCACCTCCTTTCTCAAGGACTGGACCTCCTGAGGGACAGACACGCAAAGAGAGACATAATTAGGATGTGATGAAGAGTTTGATTAAGCAGATCCATACATATCCAGATCCATGGAaccatattttatatttaacttGAAATTAGGTTGATCTTCGTATGTAAAACCTtatcaaacaaagtaaaacaaatgtagtggaggaaAAATCTTTAATCGTCTCACCCCGCTGCTGTCCTGTTGATTCCCAGCAGAGGCGGTCGTGGTCTTCAGGAGACTCTTGTGAACTTTGAACTCCTTGGCTTTGGTGGTCGCTGCAAACCCGTCCTTTAGAGAGATCAAAATAGGCGGGGCATCTTTTCCTTGAAACCACTCGTCGGCTTCAACTGAGGGCTCGGGACCGATGGTGTCTGGGTACAGATCCTCCTGAAACAGGTCAGACTGTgcaggaaaaaaggaaagagtgAGTTAAAGATAGAAATGCACAAATTAACCTTAACCCACAAACTAATTCTGACTGATGAAATTAAATATAGTGTATACTGTACCTTGCGTGGCACCGTCATGACTATGGGCTCACATTTCCTCTCATGAAGTTTGTAGAACCTGAaagtataaatatttatttatattttaagttCCTGAGTTAGCAGCACTATAAACAATAATATTAGAAAGTCCTCATCATCAcgtttagcatgttagcatgctaacttgtgCTAATTCGCACTAAGAGTACAGTTGAGGCTGACAGGAATGTCTTAGTTTTGAAAGCGTTTGGTCAAAAATTTAATTGACAAGATGTTGGTGCTCGATGAAAAGTCGGGATGCCCATCGTAAGTAGGATTAATTATGAGTATCTGTGCAAACGTTCATGGCAATTCATCTCAGAGTCTGGaccaactgactgactgacccaCAGCATTGCCATCCACAGAGCCACACCTCTAGCATAGCTAAAACACTGACTTACTTCTTGGTTTATAAAGACATAAATGCCACTACCTGGTGATTTCACATTTGTTGACCTCCAGACCCCTCTTGGGCATAGAACCAATCCCCTTCTGGCTCTCCTTGCTGCTGTACATGGACAGGTAGTGGACATAAGGAGCTTCATCTGTAATCTCAAAGTAGCGGATACTGCTGTCCCCCTGTGAGGAAAATATGAGagtcagctgtgtttgtctgtgtgggtgagacaaacacagaacaaaagtTATTACAACATCTGAATCTAACCTTGCCACAGAGGTAGACGACTCCAGTGTCTGGGTCGAAAAATGGCAGAAGGACGCCGCTACTGGTGTCCAGTTCCTGCAGGGTCAGTGGCTCTCCAAAGTTCTTCTGTTAAACGAGATTCAGATACATCCACAGAGttacacatttgattacatccagtgtaaCATGTTTGTATAGAGAGGCCTCTACAGCAGACTGCAGGTAATCCACGGGTTCATTTAATTGGGATTCATGTGGGATATTTCAGAGCAACAACGCCCTTAGTGCTGCAAGCTGGACGTTGTGTAACAGCAGTGTTGTGAACACAGTAAAGAACTCCCTAGTGACAAATTACTAACATTTGGTGAGCACCGCTGTCAAGATTTTCCTTTCAAGGCCATGATGAAACCTGTTGTTACAATTTTCATGTCTAGGTTCCTGCTGTTGTAGTTGTTTGGTCTGGGCTCTTCTCACTGCTCTGACGTGGGCAGGATTGTTGCTCACGTTGCCAGGCCACTGTTAGTCACATCTGATCTAACCCCGCCCACACACTCCTGATGAAgcagattttgagtttttgagtgctaaatttaacaaaatatttaacttagtaatgaatatttaatgttgtcGAGAAATGCTATACTAAATAAGAACAAGGATCATGGATTTAGGAAATAATATTGCTGAAGTTGAACATGCAGGTTTGTTGACACTCACCGGGTCCCACAGCGccacctgtctctcactcatgcgACTGAAGCCGGTAGTGAGGATCTTCCCCTCGGACACGAAGACGGCCCTGATGGGCCTGGAGCCCTCATGAGGCTTCTCCTTCTCCTGTAGGTGGATCAAAGTTGGAGGTGTTAcagacactgaaaacaaattcaGCTTTCTGTGTGGACACAGAGTTactcataataataacaaaatatattattatattttacattttaactgtaaaatatgaatgattTAATACTAtgaaaatgtcctttttgtCAACTTCTTCTTATCAGTATCACGCAATAGAGCTGAAAATAATGATACAAAATTAATGATTATAATTATAAAGTAGATAGGTTTTCCGCTTAATTTAACCAAATTGCTGCAGATATAGAtgcagaaagacaaacaaatccATTAGCAATAAGAGTGAAGCATGAGAGCGAGCAGCATTTTATAATAGCTGTTTTTTCTTATACATacttaaagaaaacacatctCGCTCAGAAATTAAAGGAAATTAGAACTGTCACATCATTATCAGAGCTGACACAATTTGTCGATTAATCAATTCTTCAGTTGACAGAAAACTAATCTGGAATTATTTCAGATAAATGAATTGTTTAGGtaacttttcatttcacaacattttcttGCATGCTGAAGATTTGAGtgttatttgatatttttataattCACTTATTAACTAGCAAAATAACCAGCAGATCAATCATTCTtgaaaataatccttagttCCTGTCCTCATCACTGTCAGTCCAAATGTTTGCAGAGAAATCTAATTTCAGTGATGTTTTGATAGCCATTTTTGTATTGTGTCAAGTCACTGTAACATTGACACCGGCGCAGTGTTTTTAGGGAAGTGACAGTAAGAGCTGGAAACCTACCAAGAGGACGGTGCCCTTGCGTGGGTCCAGCACCCGCAGAATCTTGTCCTTGCAGGCGGTGAGAATCCTGGAGCCGTCCCTGTTCCAGCAGGCGCTGTAGATGAGATCAGTGTGTACGGTGTCGAtcctcaccacctcctccccaCGAGCCACATTCCACAGGATCACCACGTTATCACAGGCTGCATGGACACAATGAGATAAAAGTGGTGAATGAGACGAGAGTTACACAGTTTCACTGTGGCTCATTAATCTACAGTATAAATCAGTactaaattaaacaaacaatcagAGTCTCTGTGTTTACACACAAAGTGGCATATTTTATGTGTTTCAACTGTGTTTGGAATAAACAACAGCACTGATAGCTGCCATGGATACACAGACAAGTCTCGACAGAGCTGAATCATGCACTCAATGATCTCTGCTATGCAAATAACCTCATTTACATTAGGAATGTACCACATAACGATTTATCACGGACTTACAAGCTGTAACATCCATAAATCAAAGGTTTGCACTATTTATTATCAGCAGTTAGAGCTGGGTGATAATTCAGTGATTTCCATATCATGACATTTTCAACTATATTGCCCAGTACCAGTAGCTCTCAGCTGTAAAGAGTTTACCATCATCACAGACAGTTTTAGTGATTTGGTAATGCTGTCATTACTGTACTGACATTAATGCTGATTTTCagccactagatgtcactaTAGCACCAGCATCTCAGACCGAAAACAAACCGGCCACAACTCCCCCTCCTTTCATGTTCTCAGCAAGAGTTGTGAAACACAGAAAGCGGCCCCTCCAGCCcgggataaaatgttggcagtcaACTGACTGCAAGacacgatgttttcctaaccctaaccaggtgtttttttgtgtctacCAGACCATAAGTATACTGTGAAAACTGTGAAGTTGcatcataaagaaatgtaaagtttcaacatatatgtggtttgcagaaacgtactctGCCAAGATTTATCCTGAGGACTGGGTTGTCTAGACACACAacgaaataaacaaaagaatgaAGTTACCATCGAGTACATTGGGCAAGTAAGAGGAtttgactcacacacacaaacacgcacgtGCAGCCAGACCGGCTACCAAAACAAAGATCAGAGAAGCCTGTATTACAACAGAAGTGTGACGTCATTCTCTGCTCAGGAGGCCCCTACTCCACTAATCTTTACATAGCAAATAGTTGTTTTCTGCTATATTCATGTTCTAAATCCTAAGTGTCAGTATGAGAAGGTTTCAGATGCAGCCTTGGAAACTCTACAAATCTCTCCCCCTGCAAAACAAGCCCATTTCTCCATTTCTTTGCAGCTAAGGAAGTAAAGCAGCTGCAGAGTCTAAAACACACCCACCCGTACATGATGCTATGGTGGACGAGGAAGACAAAAGACCTGATCTGACCTGATAGCTGGtcaaaaatgaattgaaaatgtcattaaatgtatCAAATTTTGGCGATTATGAGGCAAAGAAATAACAATAACCTAGTCTAGCACATCAATATATGACTTTCACCCAAATAATGTGGTTTAATAAAAAGATATACATTGAATTTCCCTaaggggattaataaagtatgtcttgttgttgttgttgttgttgttgttgttcttcctctt contains:
- the cldni gene encoding claudin i, whose translation is MASKGVQIVCVALGVLGLIGVIVCCAVPRWKVSSFVGANIVTAQSNHDGLWTSCVVQSTGQQQCKNYDSLLVLASDLQAARAMTIISAMLSGLSLLILFCGADFTTCIENEDAKPKISLVAGIGLLLAGLLVIIPVSWSAHNIVQAFNNPLMPANQKKEMGACIFVGWGAGVLLLIAGGLLCCFSRPGSGSSGGAAKYYSNSASAPNKNYV
- the coro1a gene encoding coronin-1A gives rise to the protein MSRKVVRTSKFRHVFGQGVKADQCYDDIRISQMTWDSNFCSVNPKFVAMIVDASGGGAFMVLPLSKTGRIDMSYPTVCGHTGPVLDIEFCPHNDNIIASGSEDCSVMIWEIPDGGLTTSLTDPVVKLDGHSKRVGILSWHPTAHNVLLSAACDNVVILWNVARGEEVVRIDTVHTDLIYSACWNRDGSRILTACKDKILRVLDPRKGTVLLEKEKPHEGSRPIRAVFVSEGKILTTGFSRMSERQVALWDPKNFGEPLTLQELDTSSGVLLPFFDPDTGVVYLCGKGDSSIRYFEITDEAPYVHYLSMYSSKESQKGIGSMPKRGLEVNKCEITRFYKLHERKCEPIVMTVPRKSDLFQEDLYPDTIGPEPSVEADEWFQGKDAPPILISLKDGFAATTKAKEFKVHKSLLKTTTASAGNQQDSSGEVQSLRKEVKDLKAAIEELTKRVSELESNH